The following proteins come from a genomic window of Vallitaleaceae bacterium 9-2:
- the mgrA gene encoding L-glyceraldehyde 3-phosphate reductase — translation MYKANEKRYDTMIYRRAGKTGLRLPLISLGLWHNFGDVTLVETSRKMIHKAFDLGVTHFDLANNYGPPAGSAEKNFGRILREDMKAYRDEMIISTKAGYYMWPGPYGDFGSRKYLLSSLDQSLQRMGLEYVDIFYHHRPDPETPIEETMLALDQAVRQGKALYVGISNYRGAQAKEALKILKELKTPVVMTQPRYSMLDRWIEEDGLKDVTEKYGVGNIVFSPLAQGLLTDKYLKSIPKDSRAASGSQFLTEEKITEELLNGIRELNAIAIERNQTLAQMSLSWVLRDDRITTALIGASKVSQVEDSVAAINNLSFTQAELDAIDAIVKRMNA, via the coding sequence ATGTATAAAGCAAATGAAAAAAGATATGACACAATGATTTATCGACGCGCAGGAAAGACAGGGTTAAGACTACCTTTGATTTCTCTTGGATTATGGCATAATTTTGGTGATGTGACACTTGTAGAGACAAGTCGAAAAATGATACATAAAGCATTTGACCTTGGAGTGACACATTTTGACTTAGCTAACAATTATGGTCCCCCTGCAGGCAGTGCAGAGAAAAATTTTGGTCGGATTTTACGTGAAGATATGAAGGCATATCGGGATGAGATGATTATCTCAACAAAAGCAGGGTATTACATGTGGCCAGGACCTTATGGTGACTTTGGTTCGCGAAAATACTTGTTATCTAGTTTGGACCAGAGCCTTCAACGGATGGGGCTTGAGTATGTCGATATTTTTTATCATCATCGCCCAGACCCAGAGACGCCCATAGAAGAGACGATGTTAGCCTTAGATCAAGCGGTTCGCCAAGGCAAGGCTCTATATGTAGGGATTTCTAACTATCGAGGAGCGCAAGCCAAAGAAGCGTTAAAAATATTAAAAGAGTTAAAGACCCCAGTGGTCATGACACAACCAAGGTACAGCATGTTAGATCGGTGGATAGAAGAGGATGGATTAAAAGATGTGACAGAAAAATATGGAGTGGGCAATATTGTCTTTAGTCCATTGGCACAAGGTTTGCTAACAGATAAATATTTGAAGTCGATTCCTAAAGATTCACGGGCAGCAAGTGGAAGCCAATTCTTGACCGAAGAAAAAATTACGGAAGAATTATTAAACGGAATACGTGAATTAAATGCAATTGCCATAGAGCGTAATCAAACGCTTGCACAAATGTCCTTGTCATGGGTGCTAAGAGATGATAGAATAACAACAGCACTTATTGGTGCAAGTAAAGTGAGTCAGGTTGAAGATAGTGTAGCGGCAATTAATAATTTGTCCTTTACGCAAGCAGAGTTAGATGCCATTGATGCCATCGTAAAAAGGATGAATGCGTAA
- the sufD gene encoding Fe-S cluster assembly protein SufD gives MLQQNVRERFNALEYPTWKRVGEIKNTTNYLNKDNENILTISHLEPLGEGVDIRRYRGSDSNLDATFYERYETFMGAFKPYPYGTHAKYIAQADAYFDHAVAIEVKKNTYVEEPIFIRYDGGEAQGFIDQNIIQAGPGSEVTVVFDYQSSKDGMDYHNGVIRVIAHENARVKIVILQTFSPQVDHMQNTVSLIHQNAHVEYVSFDLGANVIVSDYSSHLVGQASESEVATAYIGNGHQRLDLGYNSTHYGRYSQSLIETKGALMDHARKIFRGNLKFERGSTKSAGEESEYVLLLDENVRSDALPALLCDEDDVSGEHAASAGQVDEDQLFYLMSRGFNLKEAKKLVIHGSFTPVIDRVGIDSIQERIEAELERRLLYA, from the coding sequence ATGTTGCAGCAAAACGTAAGAGAACGATTTAATGCACTTGAGTATCCAACATGGAAACGTGTTGGCGAAATAAAGAACACAACCAATTATTTAAATAAAGATAATGAAAATATATTGACGATAAGCCATCTTGAACCATTAGGAGAAGGCGTAGATATAAGACGTTATAGAGGAAGTGACAGCAATCTTGATGCGACGTTTTATGAACGATATGAGACGTTCATGGGAGCTTTTAAACCCTATCCATATGGAACCCATGCAAAATACATTGCTCAGGCAGATGCTTACTTTGATCATGCGGTTGCTATTGAAGTGAAAAAAAATACGTACGTCGAAGAACCGATTTTTATTCGCTACGATGGCGGCGAGGCGCAAGGGTTTATTGATCAAAACATCATACAAGCAGGACCAGGTTCAGAAGTTACCGTTGTGTTTGATTATCAATCTTCAAAAGATGGGATGGACTATCATAACGGAGTGATTCGTGTAATAGCCCATGAAAATGCACGTGTTAAAATTGTGATTTTGCAGACGTTTTCACCTCAGGTAGATCATATGCAAAACACGGTATCATTGATTCATCAAAATGCCCATGTTGAATATGTGTCCTTTGATTTAGGTGCCAATGTTATTGTTTCAGATTATTCATCCCACCTTGTGGGTCAAGCATCTGAAAGTGAAGTAGCAACGGCCTATATCGGTAATGGACATCAACGATTGGACTTAGGATATAACTCAACCCATTATGGTCGCTATAGCCAAAGCTTAATTGAAACAAAAGGGGCGCTAATGGACCATGCACGAAAGATTTTTAGAGGGAACTTAAAATTTGAACGTGGTTCAACAAAGTCTGCAGGGGAAGAATCAGAATATGTGCTGTTATTGGATGAAAATGTACGCTCGGATGCATTGCCGGCACTTTTATGTGATGAGGACGATGTGAGCGGTGAACATGCTGCTAGTGCAGGGCAAGTTGATGAAGATCAATTGTTTTACTTGATGAGCCGGGGGTTTAACCTAAAAGAAGCTAAAAAATTGGTCATTCATGGTTCCTTTACACCGGTAATTGATCGGGTTGGGATTGATTCGATTCAAGAACGAATAGAAGCTGAGTTGGAGAGAAGGCTGCTTTATGCATAA
- a CDS encoding N-acetylmuramoyl-L-alanine amidase — translation MNTMIKGVVAGIVFMFVMGMTSYAQERTLIYNGTQHQYTTKAVTIDVNNDIIEPEGMDPVIINGTTLVPVREVMESVNIQAQVSWIAETQTVVIVREDIRIELSIGNTQAYVNGSPVELDVAPMLISDQDVNITKTMVPIRFISESLGYEVKWDPETYHISLQGDIYDAFGLLASSSNLQQLIPTQNIQELPTPLYENSFHLKKDVATEIVEFTEYKDSENYPLTRVAEVISNEDQSQHTIVSDASMSSVHAVIWDNKLIVDIDNIDMESVPGTIRTDVSIYTEAIRTSQFDEGAMTGRFVFDLKEKALPRELVFNQDRTELTITFNEVGLSEVRIAQDNQGDYIELAGDYRKAQVMRMDSPRGLIFDFQDSVNLLGNQRFMNAKGQFLTWAKLALKDDTTTRLSLGTKEHVAYSLTYDEETKRTRIRLIPLRFEQLTYDKTHNDAIVLPKESELTLSYDYTTKQATLKYDTVVDAFEKNETVQIHDEKYETMTIDVQEDASVIYLSGKHIYEYRIEEDDTNYYVYGVKPRDIYEHIVVIDPGHGGSQPGASYYGIVEKDLNTKLLEYIKPYTQENTKVKYYFTRHTDQTVSLGERTRLANDLEADLFISMHNNALDLDKNPAGVHVRGLEVFTTTGQENSETEVDFGNIFLKILREEMPEYPIRAIKNNNKLYVLKYTQMPSILIEYGYMTNPEDSALLQQDAILEQLAEVTEKAIYEYIMNK, via the coding sequence ATGAATACTATGATTAAGGGAGTTGTTGCCGGAATTGTTTTTATGTTTGTCATGGGAATGACAAGCTATGCTCAAGAACGTACGCTCATCTATAATGGAACCCAACATCAGTATACGACAAAGGCGGTAACAATTGATGTCAATAATGATATCATCGAACCGGAAGGGATGGACCCTGTTATTATTAACGGAACAACGCTAGTACCTGTACGCGAAGTCATGGAATCAGTCAATATACAGGCACAAGTTTCGTGGATAGCAGAAACACAAACCGTCGTTATCGTTCGTGAAGACATACGTATAGAACTTTCGATCGGCAATACACAGGCATATGTTAATGGAAGTCCTGTCGAACTTGATGTTGCGCCCATGTTGATATCGGACCAAGACGTTAATATTACAAAGACAATGGTTCCGATTCGATTTATTTCAGAAAGTCTTGGGTATGAAGTTAAGTGGGACCCTGAGACGTATCATATTTCCCTTCAAGGAGATATTTATGATGCCTTCGGATTATTAGCATCAAGCTCAAATTTACAGCAGCTTATTCCGACGCAAAATATCCAAGAACTTCCAACGCCTTTATATGAAAATTCTTTTCATTTGAAAAAAGATGTGGCAACAGAGATTGTTGAATTTACAGAATATAAAGACAGCGAAAATTATCCCTTAACGCGAGTAGCAGAAGTCATAAGCAATGAAGACCAGTCCCAACATACCATTGTGAGTGATGCTTCAATGTCATCTGTACATGCTGTTATATGGGATAATAAATTAATCGTTGATATTGATAATATTGATATGGAAAGTGTCCCCGGAACGATTCGAACAGATGTGAGCATCTATACAGAAGCTATTCGAACGAGTCAATTTGATGAAGGTGCAATGACGGGACGATTTGTTTTTGACCTTAAAGAAAAAGCACTTCCAAGAGAGCTTGTCTTTAATCAAGATAGAACCGAATTGACCATTACTTTTAATGAAGTTGGGTTATCAGAAGTACGCATTGCACAAGATAATCAAGGCGACTATATAGAGCTTGCAGGAGATTATCGAAAAGCGCAGGTTATGCGAATGGATAGTCCAAGAGGGCTCATCTTTGACTTTCAGGACAGTGTCAACCTACTGGGAAATCAGCGGTTTATGAATGCGAAGGGACAGTTCCTTACCTGGGCAAAACTTGCGCTAAAAGATGATACGACAACACGTCTTTCCCTTGGAACCAAAGAACATGTAGCCTACAGCCTTACATATGATGAAGAAACGAAGCGTACGCGTATCAGACTAATACCTCTTCGATTTGAGCAACTAACTTATGATAAGACGCACAATGATGCGATTGTTTTACCTAAAGAATCGGAATTGACGTTAAGTTATGATTATACAACAAAACAAGCTACCCTTAAGTATGATACAGTTGTAGATGCGTTTGAAAAAAATGAAACAGTACAGATTCATGATGAAAAATATGAGACGATGACCATAGATGTTCAAGAGGATGCGTCGGTTATTTATTTATCCGGAAAGCATATTTATGAATACCGTATCGAAGAAGATGACACCAATTATTATGTCTATGGGGTTAAGCCTCGAGATATCTATGAGCATATTGTTGTTATTGATCCTGGACATGGAGGTAGTCAGCCGGGAGCATCTTATTATGGGATTGTTGAAAAAGACTTGAATACGAAGCTTCTGGAATATATAAAACCGTATACGCAGGAAAATACAAAAGTCAAGTATTATTTCACACGTCATACAGATCAAACAGTATCTCTAGGAGAACGAACACGCTTAGCCAATGATTTGGAAGCGGACTTATTTATATCTATGCACAATAATGCGTTAGATTTGGATAAAAACCCTGCTGGTGTTCATGTTCGAGGTCTAGAAGTATTTACAACGACAGGTCAAGAAAATTCAGAGACCGAAGTTGACTTTGGCAATATCTTTTTAAAAATTTTACGTGAAGAGATGCCGGAATATCCAATTCGTGCCATAAAAAACAATAATAAGCTGTATGTACTAAAATATACTCAAATGCCGTCTATCCTTATTGAATACGGGTATATGACCAATCCGGAAGATAGTGCGCTTTTGCAGCAAGATGCGATTTTAGAACAGCTAGCTGAAGTGACAGAAAAAGCAATATATGAATATATTATGAATAAGTAA
- the aspS gene encoding aspartate--tRNA ligase yields MSESMQGLKRSHYLTEVSESHIDQEVTVMGWVQKRRDLGGVIFLDVRDRTGILQVVIDQSSIGDEGFKKAEKIRTEYVIAARGLVEKRSEETINPNLKTGMIEVRAHELRLLSEAETTPFQIEEDSNVKEELRLKYRYLDLRRPDIQRNLMLRNQVTQATRDFLNEEGFLDIETPMLTKSTPEGARDYLVPSRVNPGHFYALPQSPQIFKQLLMLSGYDKYYQITKCFRDEDLRADRQPEFTQIDMEMSFVNVDDVIDVNERLLQKMFKDVMDIDIELPIKRITYQEAMDRYGSDKPDIRFGLELVNISEIVESCGFKVFTDAVKKGGSVRGINGKGLANLPRRQIDALTEYVKTYGAKGMAYIVINDDGSLKSAITKFLDEAVVESIIEKMEGKPGDILFFGADTNDIVYASLGALRLELARRLELLDKNTYEFVWVTEFPLVEWNAEHKRYTAMHHPFTMPMEEDLHLLESAPEKVRAQAYDICLNGNEIGGGSIRIYQRDVQEKMFAALGFSKEDAYERFGFLLDAFKYGVPPHGGLAYGLDRIVMLMAKADSIREVIAFPKIKDASCPMTKAPGVVDDQQLEELSIKVDLLEIEE; encoded by the coding sequence ATGAGTGAATCAATGCAAGGATTAAAGAGAAGCCACTATTTAACCGAAGTATCTGAAAGTCATATTGACCAAGAAGTAACTGTGATGGGATGGGTACAAAAGCGACGTGACCTTGGAGGGGTTATCTTCTTAGATGTACGCGATAGAACAGGTATACTTCAAGTTGTAATCGATCAAAGTAGTATCGGTGATGAAGGGTTTAAAAAAGCTGAGAAGATTCGTACAGAATATGTTATCGCAGCTAGAGGTCTCGTAGAAAAGCGATCAGAAGAGACAATTAATCCAAACTTAAAAACAGGAATGATTGAAGTTCGGGCACATGAGTTACGTTTGCTTTCAGAAGCTGAGACAACGCCGTTCCAAATCGAAGAAGATTCCAATGTTAAAGAAGAGCTTCGTCTAAAATATCGATATCTTGACTTAAGACGTCCAGATATTCAACGTAACTTAATGCTTCGTAATCAAGTAACCCAAGCAACCCGTGACTTCTTAAACGAAGAAGGCTTCTTAGATATTGAGACGCCGATGCTTACTAAATCAACACCGGAAGGTGCAAGAGATTATTTGGTACCTAGCCGTGTGAATCCAGGGCATTTTTATGCCTTACCACAATCACCACAGATATTTAAACAGTTGCTTATGTTATCAGGTTATGATAAATATTACCAAATCACAAAATGCTTCCGAGATGAGGACTTACGTGCAGACCGTCAACCGGAGTTTACCCAAATCGATATGGAGATGTCTTTTGTAAATGTGGATGATGTGATTGATGTTAATGAGCGCTTATTACAAAAAATGTTCAAGGACGTTATGGATATCGACATTGAACTTCCAATCAAGCGTATAACCTATCAAGAGGCAATGGACCGTTATGGTTCAGACAAGCCGGATATACGTTTTGGGCTTGAGCTAGTCAATATTTCTGAGATTGTTGAATCATGTGGTTTCAAAGTGTTTACGGACGCTGTGAAAAAAGGTGGTTCTGTTCGTGGAATCAACGGTAAAGGACTGGCAAACTTACCTCGTCGTCAGATTGATGCCTTGACGGAGTATGTAAAAACGTATGGTGCAAAAGGTATGGCATATATTGTAATTAATGATGATGGTTCATTAAAATCGGCGATTACCAAGTTCCTAGATGAGGCTGTCGTTGAAAGCATTATCGAAAAAATGGAAGGTAAGCCCGGCGATATCCTTTTCTTTGGGGCAGACACCAACGATATTGTCTATGCATCCTTAGGAGCCCTTCGTTTAGAACTTGCACGACGCCTTGAACTTTTAGATAAGAACACCTATGAATTTGTATGGGTGACAGAGTTCCCGCTTGTAGAATGGAATGCAGAGCATAAGCGTTATACAGCGATGCATCACCCCTTTACTATGCCTATGGAAGAAGATCTTCACCTTTTGGAGTCGGCACCGGAAAAAGTACGTGCCCAAGCTTATGATATCTGTCTTAACGGTAATGAAATCGGTGGTGGAAGTATTCGTATCTATCAACGTGATGTACAGGAAAAAATGTTTGCCGCTTTAGGATTTAGTAAAGAAGATGCCTATGAACGTTTTGGCTTCTTATTGGATGCCTTCAAATACGGTGTGCCTCCACATGGTGGACTAGCCTATGGTTTAGATCGTATTGTTATGTTGATGGCTAAAGCAGACAGTATTCGTGAAGTCATTGCCTTCCCTAAAATTAAAGACGCATCCTGCCCGATGACCAAAGCGCCAGGTGTGGTAGATGACCAACAATTAGAAGAATTAAGTATAAAAGTTGATTTGTTGGAGATTGAAGAATAA
- the sufC gene encoding Fe-S cluster assembly ATPase SufC: MELLNIKNLHASVEEKPILKDLNLKINAGEIHVVMGPNGAGKSTLAYTLMGHPKYEVTQGEVSFLEQDLFLKKVDERAKSGLFMSFQHPEVIPGVTVENFLRTAKTSITGEKQSVIGFRRELIKTLQSLNMDEGYLTRYLNEGFSGGEKKKNEILQMLTIHPKLAILDETDSGLDVDAIKIVAEGINRFAGDDNGVLVITHYNKLLSYIDPDYVHVLVDGHIVASGDKSLADQIDREGFESFVASVV, translated from the coding sequence ATGGAGTTATTAAATATAAAAAATCTTCATGCATCAGTTGAAGAGAAACCAATATTAAAAGATTTGAATTTAAAAATAAATGCTGGAGAAATCCACGTCGTTATGGGCCCAAACGGAGCCGGTAAATCAACATTAGCATATACCTTGATGGGACATCCAAAATATGAGGTAACGCAAGGAGAAGTGTCGTTTTTAGAGCAAGACCTTTTCCTAAAAAAAGTTGATGAACGGGCGAAGTCTGGGCTTTTTATGTCTTTCCAACATCCGGAAGTAATCCCTGGAGTGACGGTTGAAAACTTTTTAAGAACAGCAAAAACTTCAATAACAGGAGAAAAACAAAGTGTTATTGGTTTTCGCCGTGAGTTGATTAAAACATTGCAAAGTTTGAATATGGATGAAGGATATTTGACCCGTTATCTAAATGAAGGATTTTCTGGTGGTGAGAAAAAGAAAAATGAAATTCTACAGATGCTGACCATTCATCCCAAACTTGCTATTTTAGATGAAACGGATTCAGGACTGGATGTGGATGCAATAAAAATCGTTGCAGAAGGTATTAACCGATTTGCAGGTGATGACAATGGTGTCTTGGTTATAACACATTATAACAAGCTATTAAGTTATATAGACCCTGATTATGTTCATGTTCTAGTCGATGGGCACATTGTGGCCTCTGGAGATAAATCCCTTGCAGACCAAATCGATAGAGAAGGATTTGAGTCCTTTGTCGCTTCAGTCGTATAG
- the sufB gene encoding Fe-S cluster assembly protein SufB: MEKAVERTYVEDIERGIYDIKNEDRSVYRSKSGLTEEIIRDISKEKEEPEWMTEFRLKALDYYNKRPIPTWGADLSGLDMENIVTYVRPDTDMKQSWDDVPKDIKDTFDRLGIPKAERESLAGVGAQYDSEVVYHSMRDHLKKKGVIYTDMETAVKEHGDIVKQYFMKLVGPNDHKFAALHGAVWSGGSFVYVPEGVEVDYPLQSYFRLNAPGAGQFEHTLIIVEKGAKLHFIEGCSAPKYDVTNLHAGCVELFVKEGATLRYSTIENWSRNMYNLNTKRSQVEKDGRIEWVSGSFGSKVSMLYPMSILKGERAHAEFTGITFAASGQYLDTGSKVVHAAPYTTSNINTKSISKDGGYAFYRGLLKVSKNAHHVKSTVSCESLMLDSQSKSDTVPIIELNNDNIDIGHEAKIGRISDDAIFYLMSRGIDEVEAKAMIVRGFVEPITKELPLEYAVELNQLINLEFIGAIG, translated from the coding sequence ATGGAAAAAGCAGTTGAAAGAACATATGTCGAAGATATTGAACGTGGAATATATGATATCAAAAATGAAGATCGTTCAGTATATCGTTCAAAGTCAGGACTAACCGAAGAGATTATTCGTGACATATCCAAAGAAAAAGAAGAGCCGGAGTGGATGACGGAGTTTCGTCTTAAAGCTTTAGATTATTATAACAAACGCCCTATACCTACATGGGGAGCAGATTTAAGCGGCTTGGACATGGAAAATATTGTAACCTATGTGCGACCCGATACAGATATGAAACAAAGTTGGGATGATGTCCCCAAAGATATAAAAGATACTTTTGACCGTCTAGGCATTCCTAAAGCAGAGCGAGAATCTCTTGCAGGTGTTGGCGCCCAGTATGATTCGGAAGTTGTCTATCATAGTATGCGTGATCACCTTAAGAAAAAAGGGGTGATCTATACGGACATGGAGACTGCGGTAAAAGAACACGGTGACATTGTTAAACAGTATTTTATGAAATTAGTAGGTCCAAATGACCACAAGTTTGCAGCTTTACATGGTGCGGTTTGGTCAGGAGGCTCCTTTGTCTATGTTCCAGAAGGTGTAGAGGTGGATTATCCATTGCAAAGTTATTTTCGACTTAATGCACCTGGAGCAGGTCAGTTTGAGCATACCTTAATTATTGTTGAAAAAGGGGCAAAACTTCATTTTATTGAAGGATGTAGTGCTCCAAAATATGATGTGACAAATTTACATGCAGGATGTGTGGAACTGTTTGTTAAAGAAGGGGCTACTCTTCGTTATTCAACGATAGAAAACTGGTCACGTAATATGTATAATTTAAATACAAAGCGTTCACAAGTTGAAAAAGACGGACGCATAGAATGGGTTTCTGGCTCTTTTGGTTCAAAGGTCAGTATGTTATATCCAATGAGTATTTTAAAGGGCGAGAGAGCCCATGCAGAGTTCACAGGCATCACTTTTGCTGCGTCGGGTCAGTACTTGGACACAGGCTCAAAAGTGGTCCATGCGGCTCCATATACAACGTCAAATATTAATACCAAGTCTATTTCAAAAGATGGAGGCTATGCTTTTTATCGAGGATTGCTTAAAGTCAGTAAAAATGCACACCATGTTAAGTCGACCGTATCATGTGAATCGCTAATGCTTGATTCGCAGTCAAAGTCAGATACGGTGCCCATTATTGAGCTAAATAATGATAACATCGATATAGGACATGAAGCTAAAATCGGACGTATCTCAGATGATGCGATTTTTTATCTGATGAGCCGAGGTATTGATGAAGTAGAAGCTAAAGCAATGATTGTTCGAGGGTTTGTCGAACCCATCACAAAAGAGTTGCCCCTTGAGTATGCAGTTGAGCTTAATCAACTGATTAATCTTGAGTTTATCGGTGCAATAGGATAG
- a CDS encoding SoxR reducing system RseC family protein — MAEIGQVTKVENDEVVVRLLRKEACAKCGACTAGLESKDMFIHANNLCDAGENEWVEIYLEETNFLKAVGLMYGIPLIGLLIGLFAGMLLGRAYVPLYADVIGFACGIFGAGVTFLTLHLNEHRFNTKTYKPRAIRIVDTTKENISC, encoded by the coding sequence ATGGCTGAAATTGGTCAAGTAACAAAAGTTGAAAATGATGAAGTTGTTGTACGTCTGCTTCGAAAAGAAGCATGTGCAAAGTGTGGCGCATGTACTGCAGGGCTAGAAAGTAAAGACATGTTTATACATGCCAATAATCTATGTGATGCAGGTGAAAACGAGTGGGTTGAAATCTACTTAGAAGAAACGAATTTTCTAAAAGCCGTTGGACTTATGTATGGTATTCCACTTATAGGATTATTAATAGGTCTGTTCGCGGGGATGCTATTGGGGCGAGCCTATGTACCCCTATATGCTGATGTTATCGGATTTGCCTGTGGGATTTTTGGTGCAGGAGTCACCTTTTTAACGTTACATTTGAATGAACATCGATTTAATACAAAGACCTATAAACCTAGAGCAATTCGCATTGTCGATACGACAAAAGAAAATATAAGTTGTTAA
- a CDS encoding SufS family cysteine desulfurase produces MHKNYHQDFPVFEKKPELIYLDSAASSLRPYTVVKAMKNYGAYSHANIHRGAYALSYEATKKYEAIRKQVATWIGAKMPEEVIFTQGTTDSINHLVRSFESESHFEAGKKIVLSIFEHHSNLVPWQQLAKKKNMRLEYLYDFSEQALDIIDDQTQIVAITLMSNAVGLMPPISKIIKKAHAVGALVVGDAAQYMAHYPVNVDALDIDFLAFSGHKLYGPTGIGVLYGKHQWLTRLAPPRFGGDMIEYVAEQETTFAPLPNKFEAGTPNIDGVIGLGSAIEYILSNKTHTSEGIEHMQQLRQYAFTELGKLDFIQCIEPLKETGESAYGPIISFVVKDVHPHDVASILDQSHIAIRAGHHCAQPLMKRLNLSGTCRISFSIYNTTNDIDALIVALKSVRRWLGYES; encoded by the coding sequence ATGCATAAAAACTATCATCAAGATTTTCCGGTTTTTGAAAAAAAACCCGAACTTATCTACTTAGATTCTGCCGCCTCAAGTTTACGCCCATATACAGTGGTTAAAGCCATGAAAAACTATGGTGCTTATAGTCATGCGAACATTCATCGAGGTGCCTATGCGCTTAGTTATGAAGCAACGAAAAAATATGAAGCCATTCGTAAGCAAGTTGCAACATGGATTGGGGCAAAAATGCCGGAAGAGGTTATTTTTACACAAGGAACGACAGACAGTATTAATCATCTCGTGCGTTCCTTTGAATCGGAATCGCATTTTGAAGCCGGTAAAAAAATCGTGCTTTCAATTTTTGAACATCATAGTAATTTGGTTCCTTGGCAGCAGTTGGCGAAAAAAAAGAACATGCGTTTAGAATATCTATATGATTTTTCTGAACAGGCATTAGATATTATTGATGATCAAACCCAAATTGTAGCGATAACGCTAATGTCAAATGCAGTGGGGCTGATGCCACCTATATCTAAGATTATAAAAAAAGCGCATGCAGTAGGTGCGCTGGTTGTTGGAGATGCGGCTCAGTATATGGCCCATTATCCAGTAAATGTGGATGCGCTGGATATTGATTTTTTGGCATTTTCAGGGCATAAGCTATATGGTCCGACAGGTATAGGCGTTTTATATGGAAAGCATCAATGGCTAACGCGACTTGCACCACCGCGTTTTGGAGGAGATATGATTGAGTATGTTGCAGAACAAGAGACGACGTTTGCACCATTGCCAAACAAGTTTGAAGCGGGAACCCCAAATATTGATGGGGTGATTGGTTTAGGTTCAGCTATTGAATATATCCTATCCAACAAGACGCACACATCTGAAGGCATCGAACACATGCAACAATTAAGACAATATGCATTCACTGAACTTGGCAAACTTGATTTTATTCAATGTATCGAACCGCTTAAGGAGACCGGTGAGAGTGCATATGGTCCTATTATCTCGTTTGTAGTTAAGGACGTGCATCCCCATGATGTGGCAAGCATATTGGACCAAAGCCATATAGCCATACGCGCAGGCCATCACTGTGCTCAACCTTTGATGAAGCGATTAAATCTTAGTGGGACGTGTCGAATAAGTTTTTCGATATATAACACTACCAACGATATTGATGCATTGATTGTGGCGTTAAAAAGTGTAAGGAGGTGGCTAGGATATGAGTCTTGA